In Nematostella vectensis chromosome 2, jaNemVect1.1, whole genome shotgun sequence, one genomic interval encodes:
- the LOC125561018 gene encoding dopamine receptor 3-like — protein MNSWQWLNYEAQHLSSSFKAIYSDVVTVKGTGSEEKTMSKGPGASLTSNPYFIFINVLSGLVAVVGNSLVLITLYRTSRLHTMSNIFLASLAASDFVVGAVGNPLNIIREANAFAWIYLQLVPALNISALTVDRYTAISRPLRYAQLVTKTTALVAIAFIWVSPVLVCLPTVLTGDSYYRQIIVILSFFFPFVVIIVCYTEITRASHRQLSRISATTPAPLSSGSTPNSIRNDKKAAKTFALITVVFLLSFAPHMAGNIIIIVEGKPKYMGWLDVFMFLSSALNPIIYASRNASFRRAFMQLFCRRCLTVANNLGQTKAKEDPT, from the coding sequence ATGAACAGCTGGCAGTGGTTGAACTACGAAGCACAACACTTATCTTCTAGCTTCAAAGCTATCTATAGCGACGTCGTCACTGTAAAGGGCACAGGCTCTGAAGAAAAAACTATGAGTAAGGGTCCAGGAGCATCTCTGACATCGAATCCgtactttatttttattaacgTGTTGTCTGGGTTAGTAGCAGTTGTTGGCAACTCGCTAGTGCTGATAACACTGTACCGGACCTCAAGACTGCATACAATGTCGAACATCTTTTTAGCATCTCTGGCAGCTAGTGATTTTGTAGTGGGCGCAGTGGGAAATCCTTTGAATATCATCCGCGAAGCGAATGCTTTTGCCTGGATCTATTTGCAACTCGTCCCGGCATTAAATATAAGCGCTTTAACCGTAGACAGATACACGGCGATTTCAAGGCCTTTGAGATACGCACAACTCGTGACGAAAACGACAGCCCTTGTGGCCATCGCCTTTATTTGGGTTTCGCCCGTTCTTGTGTGCCTCCCTACGGTTCTCACTGGTGACAGTTACTATCGACAAATAATTGTCATCCTATCTTTCTTCTTCCCCTTTGTTGTGATAATTGTCTGCTACACTGAGATCACACGAGCCTCTCACCGTCAACTTAGCCGCATTTCCGCGACGACGCCTGCACCTCTATCTTCTGGGAGCACCCCAAACAGCATTCGTAATGACAAAAAAGCAGCAAAGACTTTTGCGTTAATAACCGTAGTGTTTTTGCTGTCCTTCGCGCCCCACATGGCAGGAAATATAATCAtaattgttgaagggaagccCAAGTATATGGGATGGCTTGATGTTTTCATGTTTCTCAGCTCCGCTTTAAACCCCATCATTTACGCATCGAGAAATGCGTCGTTTAGAAGAGCTTTCATGCAGCTGTTTTGCCGAAGGTGCTTGACAGTTGCAAACAACTTGGGACAAACCAAAGCCAAAGAGGATCCCACGTAG
- the LOC5521327 gene encoding NEDD8 ultimate buster 1, which translates to MEESSGINEGVLFRLREVLNRDKVRLWLPPYSSEDGHAGIYPEELISQYTRELGFSKPTIAEALEHLRTHALEKLSAKKRFQASGLASIRVHLAGQHSRKMNMEISLKLTGAELRKRLGDEFTMDPVRLKLICNGQVLKEDSPLDSQTVTNNSQILAIALSETEVEARKKLLKDEHAASSLDWTRKAAEALSSRTEDTSNLDYFLEIRDQEGRPLQLPDAERKALALAMTLHEKGKSMLKQKNYSEALVVLLEADKEFSQCRAQILEAVDNYAILCLDVVWCYFGIRSIRDLPDAEARLQKCEECFEKSYGMNMERLTSVRGGSGQELALFVRLYVLQAVCAYHRGRRDHALILLNKAEEWTRKLSVDDDKLSQMVAMGFSVREARLGLRCCHGDVTSAVDHITSKRQEKKERTLREKEEQKKKRAQRKLGKTANGEWVNVSSLESLVDMGFPRQSAAEALRQTNNSMDGALQTLHDHPELLDLPPDDCSSDVTFPEELVTQIASMGFDVAVVRDALRRFGGEVQQAINQLVASGGVLPSASLGMDLRDDPQKPREDPEVKRAVDELVPDLTCDDDAYLDLTLDDEASVIAEYKALILSSEGRCSAR; encoded by the exons ATGGAAGAATCCAGTGGGATAAATGAGGGTGTTTTATTTCGACTACGAGAGGTACTGAACAGAGATAAAGTTCGTCTATGGCTTCCGCCTTACTCCAGTGAGGACGGTCACGCCGGAATTTATCCTGAG gAATTAATATCGCAGTATACCCGAGAACTCGGTTTTTCAAAGCCAACCATAGCTGAAGCATTAGAGCATTTGCGGACTCATGCTTTGGAGAAATTGTCTGCAAAGAAGCGTTTCCAGGCATCAGGGTTGGCTTCCATAAGAGTACACTTAGCAGGCCAACACAGTAGAAAAATGAATATGGAGATTTCACTGAAGTTAACTGGTGCTGAACTAAGAAAACG GCTTGGTGATGAATTTACAATGGACCCAGTGAGGCTTAAGCTGATTTGCAATGGACAAGTCCTAAAAGAAG ATTCCCCACTTGATTCCCAGACAGTTACCAATAACAGCCAGATACTAGCCATAGCACTATCAGAGACGGAAGTGGAAGCTAGAAAGAAACTGCTAAAAGATGAACATGCTGCATCATCTCTAGACTGGACAAGAAAGGCAGCAGAAGCCCTCTCAAGTAGAACAGAAG ACACAAGCAATCTTGACTACTTCCTGGAAATAAGAGACCAGGAAGGAAGACCATTACAACTTCCTGATGCTGAAAGAAAG GCATTAGCTCTTGCCATGACACTCCATGAAAAGGGAAAGAGCATGTTGAAGCAGAAGAATTATTCTGAAGCTCTTGTAGTACTGCTAGAGGCAGATAAAGAGTTCAG TCAGTGCCGTGCTCAGATTCTCGAGGCTGTGGATAACTATGCCATACTTTGCTTGGATGTTGTTTGGTGTTACTTTGGTATCAGAAGCATAAGGGATCTTCCTGATGCAG AGGCGAGGCTTCAGAAGTGTGAAGAGTGCTTTGAAAAAAGCTACGGCATGAACATGGAAAGACTTACTTCAGTGCGG GGTGGAAGTGGCCAGGAACTTGCTCTATTTGTCAGACTGTATGTGCTCCAAGCGGTGTGTGCATATCACAGGGGAAGAAGGGATCATGCTCTCATTTTACTCAACAAG GCAGAAGAATGGACAAGAAAACTTTCTGTAGATGATGATAAACTTTCTCAAA TGGTAGCGATGGGTTTTAGTGTCCGCGAAGCTCGTCTCGGTCTGCGGTGTTGCCATGGTGACGTAACATCAGCAGTAGACCACATCACATCCAAAAGGCAG GAGAAGAAGGAGCGGACATtaagagaaaaagaagaacaaaagaaGAAACGCGCACAGCGAAAACTTGGAAAAACAGCGAATGGAGAATG GGTAAATGTGTCGAGTCTAGAGTCACTAGTCGACATGGGCTTTCCCAGGCAGAGCGCCGCGGAGGCACTGAGACAGACCAATAACAGTATGGACGGAGCCTTGCAA ACGCTTCATGATCACCCGGAGTTGCTAGATCTCCCTCCAGACGACTG CTCAAGCGACGTTACTTTTCCTGAAGAGCTCGTCACACAG ATAGCTTCGATGGGTTTTGATGTGGCTGTGGTGCGCGATGCCTTGAGGCGGTTCGGAGGTGAAGTGCAGCAGGCTATCAACCAGTTAGTAGCTAGCGGCGGCGTGCTACCATCAGCTTCTCTCG GCATGGACCTTCGGGATGACCCGCAGAAGCCGCGGGAAGATCCCGAGGTCAAGAGGGCAGTAGACGAGCTGGTACCAGACCTCACTTGTGATGACGACGCATACCTGGACCTGACCTTAGACGACGAGGCCTCGGTCATCGCGGAATACAAGGCCCTTATTCTATCTTCTGAAGGGCGCTGTTCAGCTAGATGA